One region of Triticum aestivum cultivar Chinese Spring chromosome 6B, IWGSC CS RefSeq v2.1, whole genome shotgun sequence genomic DNA includes:
- the LOC123138383 gene encoding peroxidase 56, translated as MLGGSLGNNMMKGMVCLVAVVLVLAGSASIAAAQAAGLKKGFYKKSCPQAEDIAQKVVWKHVAGNRELAAKFLRMFFHDCFVRGCDASVLLDSPTNTAEKDAPPNLSLAGFEVIDEVKAALERACPGVVSCADIVALAARDSVSFQYGKKLWEVETGRRDGTVSSDTQALNEIPAPSSTFDILLTNFSGKGLGLQDLVVLSGGHTIGIGNCNLFSSRLFNFTGKNNPTDTDPSLNPPYAKFLQGQCRRNQQDPNDNTAVVPMDPGSSTSFDSHYFVNLKARQGMFTSDATLLTNARAAALVDKLQDNGVFFDHFKNSIKRMGQIGVLTGASGQIRNKCNVVNS; from the exons ATGTTGGGAGGTAGCCTAGGTAATAACATGATGAAGGGCATGGTGTGCCTGGTGGCCGTGGTACTGGTCCTCGCCGGCAGCGCCAGCATTGCGGCGGCGCAGGCGGCCGGGCTGAAGAAGGGCTTCTACAAGAAGAGCTGCCCGCAGGCGGAGGACATCGCGCAGAAGGTGGTGTGGAAGCACGTCGCCGGCAACCGCGAGCTCGCCGCCAAGTTCCTCCGCATGttcttccacgactgcttcgtcagG GGGTGCGACGCGTCGGTGCTTCTGGACTCGCCAACCAACACGGCGGAGAAGGACGCGCCGCCGAACCTGTCGCTGGCCGGGTTCGAGGTCATCGACGAGGTGAAGGCGGCGCTGGAGCGGGCGTGCCCGGGGGTGGTCTCGTGCGCCGACATCGTGGCGCTGGCGGCGCGGGACTCGGTGTCGTTCCAGTACGGGAAGAAGCTGTGGGAAGTGGAGACGGGGCGGCGGGACGGCACCGTGTCCAGCGACACGCAGGCGTTGAACGAGATCCCGGCGCCGTCCTCCACCTTCGACATTCTCCTCACCAACTTCTCCGGCAAGGGCCTCGGCCTCCAGGACCTCGTCGTCCTCTCAG GCGGACACACCATCGGAATAGGCAACTGCAACCTCTTCAGCTCGAGGCTCTTCAACTTCACGGGCAAGAACAACCCCACCGACACTGACCCCTCCCTCAACCCTCCCTACGCCAAGTTCCTCCAG GGGCAGTGCAGGCGTAACCAGCAGGACCCGAACGACAACACGGCGGTGGTGCCCATGGACCCCGGCAGCAGCACCTCCTTCGACAGCCACTACTTCGTCAACCTCAAGGCGCGGCAGGGGATGTTCACCTCCGACGCCACGCTGCTCACCaacgcccgcgccgccgcgctcGTCGACAAGCTGCAGGACAACGGCGTCTTCTTCGACCATTTCAAGAACTCCATCAAGCGCATGGGCCAGATCGGCGTCCTCACCGGCGCCAGCGGCCAGATCAGGAACAAATGCAACGTCGTCAACTCATAG